In one Hippocampus zosterae strain Florida chromosome 10, ASM2543408v3, whole genome shotgun sequence genomic region, the following are encoded:
- the scn3b gene encoding sodium channel subunit beta-3 isoform X1 — protein MPIPGRVSLQTAILLLCLVHLSLPVCVDVPSGTEAVLGKMMKLTCISCMKREEVKVKTHVDWYYMTKVEQGVTPDKTLIYKYEGNFPMEMDGPFKGRLVWDGSQDLQDLSISIVNVTYNDSGVYECHVLREFDFDTFTPSAFVLKNITLKVKEEASPDTTAIYSEIMMYLLLVFLTFWLLIEMVYCYRKISKSDDLVQDTGY, from the exons TTCATCTGAGTCTGCCAGTATGTGTGGACGTCCCGTCGGGGACGGAGGCAGTTCTGGGAAAGATGATGAAGTTGACGTGTATCTCATGTATGAAGCGTGAGGAGGTGAAAGTCAAAACCCATGTGGACTGGTACTACATGACCAAGGTGGAACAAGGCGTCACACCAGATAAAACTCTT ATATACAAATACGAGGGGAACTTTCCGATGGAGATGGATGGACCATTCAAAGGCCGCCTGGTGTGGGACGGCAGCCAGGACCTGCAAGATCTCTCCATCAGCATCGTGAACGTCACCTACAACGACAGCGGCGTCTACGAGTGCCACGTGCTTCGCgaatttgactttgacaccttcaCTCCGTCAGCCTTCGTCTTGAAGAACATCACGCTAAAAGTGAAAGAGGAAG CCAGCCCAGACAccacagccatctactcagagaTCATGATGTACTTGCTGCTGGTCTTCTTGACCTTCTGGCTGTTGATCGAGATGGTTTATTGCTACCGCAAGATTTCCAAGTCTGACGACCTGGTGCAGGACACAGG GTATTGA
- the scn3b gene encoding sodium channel subunit beta-3 isoform X2 — translation MPIPGRVSLQTAILLLCLVHLSLPVCVDVPSGTEAVLGKMMKLTCISCMKREEVKVKTHVDWYYMTKVEQGVTPDKTLIYKYEGNFPMEMDGPFKGRLVWDGSQDLQDLSISIVNVTYNDSGVYECHVLREFDFDTFTPSAFVLKNITLKVKEEASPDTTAIYSEIMMYLLLVFLTFWLLIEMVYCYRKISKSDDLVQDTG, via the exons TTCATCTGAGTCTGCCAGTATGTGTGGACGTCCCGTCGGGGACGGAGGCAGTTCTGGGAAAGATGATGAAGTTGACGTGTATCTCATGTATGAAGCGTGAGGAGGTGAAAGTCAAAACCCATGTGGACTGGTACTACATGACCAAGGTGGAACAAGGCGTCACACCAGATAAAACTCTT ATATACAAATACGAGGGGAACTTTCCGATGGAGATGGATGGACCATTCAAAGGCCGCCTGGTGTGGGACGGCAGCCAGGACCTGCAAGATCTCTCCATCAGCATCGTGAACGTCACCTACAACGACAGCGGCGTCTACGAGTGCCACGTGCTTCGCgaatttgactttgacaccttcaCTCCGTCAGCCTTCGTCTTGAAGAACATCACGCTAAAAGTGAAAGAGGAAG CCAGCCCAGACAccacagccatctactcagagaTCATGATGTACTTGCTGCTGGTCTTCTTGACCTTCTGGCTGTTGATCGAGATGGTTTATTGCTACCGCAAGATTTCCAAGTCTGACGACCTGGTGCAGGACACAGGGTGA